One genomic region from Microcystis panniformis FACHB-1757 encodes:
- the rlmN gene encoding 23S rRNA (adenine(2503)-C(2))-methyltransferase RlmN: MTLLAKSLEELTDWVKDQGQPAYRGKQLHQWLYEKGVHSLADISVFPQEWRSKLADYPIGRSLINYRSVAPDRTRKYLLKLADGLIIEAVGIPSEKRLTVCVSSQVGCPMACDFCATGKGGFTRNLKAYEIVDQVLTVQEDFQQRVSHVVFMGMGEPLLNIPEVVTAIHSLNQDVGIGQRCLTISTVGLPQKIKQLAEHNLQVTFAVSLHASNQQVRAKLIPSADHYPLSNLIQDCQEYVQITGRRVTFEYILLAGVNDLPEHARELAKLVKGFQSHVNLIPYNPIQEVDYQRPDEKRIKAFKTILEQEKVAVTVRYSRGLAADAACGQLRSSVMVQ, translated from the coding sequence ATGACTTTACTAGCGAAATCTTTAGAGGAACTGACCGACTGGGTAAAAGACCAGGGACAACCCGCTTATCGGGGTAAACAATTACACCAATGGCTATACGAAAAAGGGGTGCATTCTTTGGCGGATATTTCCGTATTCCCCCAAGAATGGCGCAGCAAGCTGGCGGATTATCCTATCGGTCGTTCCCTTATAAATTATCGCAGTGTAGCACCCGATCGCACTCGTAAATATCTGCTAAAACTGGCCGATGGTTTAATTATCGAAGCGGTGGGAATTCCTAGTGAAAAAAGATTGACAGTCTGTGTTTCTTCCCAAGTGGGTTGCCCGATGGCCTGTGATTTTTGTGCCACGGGAAAAGGGGGTTTTACTCGTAATTTAAAAGCCTATGAAATCGTTGACCAAGTATTAACAGTACAGGAGGATTTTCAACAGCGAGTTAGTCATGTGGTGTTTATGGGGATGGGGGAACCTTTATTAAATATTCCCGAAGTGGTGACAGCGATTCATTCCCTGAATCAAGATGTGGGGATCGGTCAGCGTTGTTTAACGATTTCTACGGTGGGATTACCCCAGAAAATCAAGCAACTAGCCGAACATAATTTGCAAGTAACTTTTGCTGTTAGTCTCCATGCTTCTAATCAACAAGTTCGAGCTAAATTAATCCCCAGTGCCGACCATTATCCCCTAAGTAATCTGATCCAAGACTGTCAGGAATACGTTCAAATCACGGGACGAAGAGTGACATTTGAATACATTCTTTTAGCGGGAGTAAATGATTTACCCGAACACGCAAGGGAATTAGCCAAACTGGTGAAAGGGTTTCAATCTCACGTCAATCTCATCCCCTATAATCCCATTCAGGAGGTGGATTATCAACGGCCTGATGAAAAAAGAATTAAGGCTTTTAAAACTATTTTAGAACAGGAAAAAGTCGCCGTTACTGTCCGTTATTCCAGAGGTTTAGCGGCCGATGCGGCCTGTGGACAATTGCGATCGAGCGTCATGGTACAATAA
- a CDS encoding phycobilisome linker polypeptide: MQSLSSAKENRLFVYEVVGLSQNDKTDNLDYSIRKSGSVFLTVPYSRMNQEMRRITRLGARIVSIKPLNAAAAE, translated from the coding sequence ATGCAAAGTCTCTCTAGTGCCAAAGAAAACCGCCTTTTTGTCTATGAAGTCGTCGGTTTGAGTCAAAATGACAAGACTGATAACCTAGATTATTCTATTCGTAAGAGTGGCAGTGTCTTTTTAACCGTTCCCTATAGCCGCATGAATCAAGAAATGCGTCGGATTACCCGTTTAGGCGCTCGCATCGTCAGCATTAAACCCTTAAACGCTGCTGCGGCCGAGTAG